A single genomic interval of Musa acuminata AAA Group cultivar baxijiao chromosome BXJ3-4, Cavendish_Baxijiao_AAA, whole genome shotgun sequence harbors:
- the LOC108952534 gene encoding large ribosomal subunit protein uL6m: protein MEAKNFRFLKIVGVGFKARTEAEGRQLFLKLGYSHEVEFAVPPAVRVFCFKPNILCCTGINKARVHQFAGAVRGCKPPEVYKGKGIMYIDEVVKKKQGKKSK from the coding sequence ATGGAGGCAAAAAATTTTCGGTTTCTTAAGATTGTCGGTGTGGGGTTTAAAGCAAGAACTGAAGCAGAAGGTCGACAACTGTTTCTGAAGCTGGGTTACAGCCATGAGGTGGAATTCGCTGTTCCTCCTGCTGTTCGAGTTTTCTGCTTCAAACCCAACATACTTTGTTGTACCGGGATAAACAAAGCGCGAGTACACCAGTTTGCTGGTGCAGTCCGTGGCTGCAAACCTCCCGAAGTTTACAAGGGCAAGGGTATAATGTACATTGATGAAGTCGTGAAGAAAAAGCAAGGAAAGAAGTCAAAGTAA
- the LOC135582354 gene encoding large ribosomal subunit protein uL1-like: protein MSKLQSDVLREAISQVAGDSREKKRKFIETVELQIGLKNYDPQKDKRFSGSVKLPHIPRPKMKVCMLGDAQHVEEAEKIGLDYMDVEGLKKMNKNKKLVKKLAKKYHAFLASEAIIKQIPRLLGPGLNKAGKFPTLVTHQESLESKVNETKAMVKFQLKKVLCMGVAVGNCAMEEKQIFQNVQLSVNFLVSLLKKNWQNVRCLYLKSTMGKPYRVF from the exons ATGAG CAAGTTACAGAGTGATGTCCTGAGGGAAGCAATCTCCCAAGTTGCTGGTGATTCTAGGGAGAAGAAACGTAAATTCATTGAAACAGTGGAGTTGCAAATTGGGCTGAAAAATTATGATCCCCAAAAGGACAAGAGATTCAGTGGATCTGTGAAGCTACCCCATATTCCTCGCCCTAAAATGAAGGTTTGCATGCTTGGAGATGCTCAACATGTGGAGGAG GCAGAGAAGATAGGACTTGACTACATGGATGTGGAAGGCTTAAAAAAgatgaacaaaaacaaaaagtTGGTTAAAAAACTTGCAAAGAAGTACCATGCTTTTCTTGCATCAGAGGCTATTATCAAACAGATCCCTCGTCTCCTTGGCCCTGGTCTTAACAAGGCAG GGAAGTTTCCTACATTGGTTACTCACCAGGAATCTTTGGAGTCTAAGGTTAACGAGACAAAAGCAATGGTAAAATTTCAACTTAAGAAAGTTCTTTGCATGGGAGTTGCTGTGGGCAACTGTGCGATGGAGGAGAAGCAGATCTTTCAGAATGTGCAGCTCAGCGTGAATTTCCTTGTGTCTTTGTTGAAGAAGAACTGGCAAAAT GTCAGGTGCTTGTACCTGAAGAGCACCATGGGAAAGCCGTATCGAGTGTTCTAA
- the LOC135636038 gene encoding leucine-rich repeat receptor-like serine/threonine-protein kinase BAM1, which translates to MASLHRRRRHLFLFLFLFLLALVPWAAAASEDVPEADALLALKAAIHDPSGALYAWNSADGHCSWPGVACDPIRVFVLSLDLTGLNLSGTLSPAVGRLHHLVNLSAASNSLSGPLPAELSRLSNLRHLNLSNNLFNGSFPSAFSRLKNLLVLDLYNNNLAGTLPPEVSELPNLLHLHLGGNFFSGVIPPEFGHWEFLEYLAVSGNELGGPIPPELGNLTRLRQLYVGYFNSFEGGIPPEIGGLSELVRLDMANCGLTGEIPPELGKLQNLDTLFLQVNGLSGRLPPELGGLRSLKSMDLSNNALTGEIPGSFADLQNLTLLNLFRNKLHGSIPEFVGDLPALEVLQLWENNFTGGIPRRLGHSGRLQILDISSNKLTGTLPPNLCFGNRLQTLIALGNFLFGSIPETLGQCQSVSRIRMGENYLNGSIPDGFFSLPKLSQLELQDNLLAGVFPDTGAAAISPDLGQINLSNNRLLGPLPPSIGNFSGLQKLLLNQNQFSGGIPPEIGRLQQLSKVDFSGNQFSGPIATEISRCKLLTFVDLSRNKLSGEIPPEIAGMRILNYLNLSRNQLEGSIPPSISTMQSLTAVDFSYNNFSGLVPGVGQFSYFNASSFVGNPELCGPYLGPCSSMIHGAGSVHARVPLSASSKLLLVIGLLICSVAFAMAAIMKARSLKKASEARAWKLTAFQRLGFTCDDVLDCLKEENIIGKGGAGIVYQGIMPNGERVAVKRLLAMSHGSSHDHGFSAEIQTLGRIRHRHIVRLLGFCSNHETNLLVYEYMPNGSLGEVLHGKKGGHLLWETRYKIAVEAAKGLCYLHHDCSPLILHRDVKSNNILLDSNFEAHVADFGLAKFLLQDAGASECMSAIAGSYGYIAPEYAYTLRVDEKSDVYSFGVVLLELVTGRKPVGEFGEGVDIVQWVRKMTDSNKEGALKILDPRLPTAPPDEAMHVFYVATLCVQEQSVERPTMREVVQILTDPPKQGEDRETPIKEAEQQQAAQSTPPPDLLSV; encoded by the exons ATGGCGtcgctccaccgccgccgccgccacctcttcctcttcctcttcctcttcctcctcgcccTAGTGCCATGGGCTGCGGCAGCGTCGGAGGACGTGCCGGAGGCCGACGCCCTTCTCGCCCTCAAAGCCGCCATCCATGACCCCTCCGGGGCCCTCTATGCCTGGAACTCTGCCGACGGCCATTGCTCCTGGCCTGGCGTTGCCTGCGACCCTATCCGAGTCTTCGTCCTCTCCCTGGACCTCACCGGTCTCAACCTCTCCGGCACTCTGTCCCCGGCCGTCGGCCGCCTCCACCACCTCGTCAACCTCTCCGCCGCCTCCAATTCGCTATCCGGTCCCCTCCCTGCGGAGTTATCTCGCCTCTCCAACCTCCGCCACCTCAACCTCTCCAACAACCTTTTCAATGGCTCCTTCCCCTCAGCTTTTTCGCGCCTCAAGAACCTCCTCGTCCTCGACCTCTACAACAACAACCTCGCCGGCACCCTACCGCCGGAGGTCTCCGAGCTCCCCAACCTCCTTCACCTCCACCTTGGCGGCAACTTCTTCTCTGGTGTCATCCCGCCGGAGTTCGGCCACTGGGAATTTCTCGAGTACCTCGCTGTCTCCGGGAACGAGCTCGGTGGCCCCATTCCACCGGAGCTCGGCAACCTCACCCGCCTTCGCCAGCTTTACGTCGGCTACTTCAACAGCTTCGAGGGCGGCATCCCGCCAGAGATCGGCGGCCTCTCGGAGCTCGTTCGCCTCGACATGGCCAACTGCGGCCTCACCGGCGAGATCCCGCCGGAGCTCGGCAAACTCCAGAACCTCGATACGCTCTTCCTCCAAGTGAACGGCCTCTCAGGCAGATTACCGCCGGAGCTCGGTGGCCTCCGCAGCCTCAAGTCAATGGACCTCTCCAACAACGCGCTCACTGGCGAGATCCCCGGTTCCTTTGCCGATCTCCAGAACCTAACCCTGCTCAATTTGTTCCGGAACAAGCTCCACGGATCTATACCGGAGTTCGTCGGCGACCTGCCAGCGCTGGAGGTGCTCCAGCTCTGGGAGAATAACTTCACCGGCGGAATTCCCCGGCGGCTCGGTCACAGTGGCCGGCTCCAGATTCTCGACATCTCGTCGAACAAGCTCACCGGGACCCTGCCGCCGAACCTCTGTTTCGGCAACAGGCTGCAAACCCTCATCGCCCTCGGTAACTTTCTATTCGGCTCGATACCGGAGACACTTGGCCAGTGTCAATCCGTCAGCCGGATCCGAATGGGGGAGAACTACCTCAACGGATCGATCCCTGATGGATTCTTCAGCTTGCCCAAACTCTCCCAGCTGGAGCTCCAGGATAATCTACTCGCCGGCGTGTTTCCAGACACCGGCGCGGCTGCCATCTCTCCGGACCTCGGCCAGATTAACCTCTCCAACAACCGGCTCCTGGGGCCGCTGCCACCGTCTATCGGTAACTTCTCTGGCCTCCAGAAGCTCCTGTTGAACCAGAACCAGTTCTCCGGCGGCATCCCGCCCGAGATTGGAAGGCTTCAGCAGCTGTCTAAGGTGGATTTTAGCGGCAACCAGTTCTCCGGTCCGATAGCAACCGAGATTAGCCGGTGCAAGCTTCTAACTTTCGTGGACCTCAGCCGCAACAAGCTCTCCGGCGAAATCCCACCGGAGATTGCCGGTATGAGGATCCTGAACTACCTGAACTTGTCTAGAAACCAGCTCGAAGGGAGCATTCCGCCGTCCATCTCCACGATGCAGAGCCTCACGGCGGTCGATTTCTCCTACAATAACTTCTCCGGCTTAGTCCCCGGCGTCGGCCAGTTCAGTTACTTCAATGCGAGCTCGTTCGTTGGCAATCCCGAACTCTGTGGGCCGTACCTCGGTCCCTGCAGCTCTATGATTCATGGTGCCGGCTCTGTTCATGCAAGGGTGCCACTTTCAGCCTCCTCTAAGCTGCTGTTGGTCATTGGTCTCCTCATCTGTTCCGTTGCCTTTGCGATGGCCGCCATCATGAAAGCGCGGTCTCTAAAGAAGGCCAGCGAGGCCCGAGCGTGGAAGCTCACGGCTTTCCAGCGTCTCGGCTTCACCTGCGACGACGTCTTGGATTGCCTCAAGGAGGAGAACATCATCGGTAAAGGCGGGGCGGGTATCGTGTACCAGGGCATCATGCCCAACGGTGAACGGGTGGCGGTGAAGCGGCTCCTCGCTATGAGCCATGGCTCGTCGCACGACCATGGGTTCTCGGCCGAGATACAGACGCTCGGCAGGATCCGGCATCGCCACATCGTCAGACTCCTGGGTTTCTGTTCGAACCACGAGACCAATCTACTggtctacgagtacatgcccaACGGGAGCCTGGGGGAAGTTCTTCACGGTAAGAAGGGCGGCCATTTACTCTGGGAAACCCGGTACAAGATTGCGGTGGAGGCGGCCAAGGGTCTCTGCTATCTTCACCACGACTGTTCGCCACTGATCCTGCACCGGGATGTGAAGTCCAACAACATCCTGCTCGATTCAAACTTCGAAGCCCACGTCGCAGATTTCGGGCTCGCCAAGTTCCTGCTGCAGGACGCCGGTGCCTCCGAGTGCATGTCGGCCATCGCCGGCTCCTACGGCTACATTGCTCCAG AATACGCATACACGTTGAGGGTGGACGAGAAGAGCGACGTGTACAGTTTCGGCGTGGTTCTTCTGGAGCTGGTGACCGGAAGGAAGCCGGTGGGCGAGTTCGGTGAAGGCGTCGACATCGTCCAATGGGTTCGAAAGATGACGGACTCCAACAAGGAGGGAGCGCTGAAGATTCTGGATCCCAGGCTTCCCACGGCCCCCCCGGACGAGGCCATGCACGTCTTCTACGTCGCCACGCTGTGTGTACAGGAACAGAGCGTGGAACGCCCCACGATGAGGGAGGTTGTCCAGATTCTTACGGATCCGCCGAAACAGGGAGAAGACCGCGAGACGCCCATCAAGGAAGCGGAGCAGCAGCAAGCAGCACAAAGCACACCACCGCCTGATCTCCTCAGCGTTTGA
- the LOC103981588 gene encoding uncharacterized protein LOC103981588 — protein sequence MTTTASTDGRVDADPRLPSPRRRVCFSFAAYAKAVVAHLRASGVPVAPGLSDAEFAAVESAYGFKFPPDIRSVLCEGLPVGPGFPNWRSASPQQLRLLLGLPATSILHEVTSGGFWPRAWGPRPQDPSVAVAAAKVVLRRAPSLVPIYRHFYMPASPSLPGNPVFYVRGGDVRPAGLDLADFFQRERPRGWTAGALAPAWVATSARRVEVWTELSEEKVWQERKRGGSPWEVRVDEMLKQAGQRLREGGWRDEEVGEMVLWGSDGYGIGASAAADPAAVLRDQEGVLRKLQLLSLALLRSGWGADDVVESMGWASVEGSEGDYGDMGCGPSQSERDTHPDGATLVDTI from the coding sequence ATGACGACCACCGCATCCACGGACGGGAGAGTCGACGCCGATCCGAGGCTGCCGTCACCACGGCGCCGCGTGTGCTTCTCCTTCGCCGCCTACGCTAAGGCCGTCGTCGCCCACCTCCGCGCCTCCGGCGTTCCCGTCGCCCCCGGCCTCTCTGACGCCGAATTCGCCGCCGTCGAGTCTGCCTACGGCTTCAAATTCCCACCCGATATCCGCTCCGTCCTCTGCGAAGGCCTTCCCGTCGGCCCCGGATTTCCCAATTGGCGGTCAGCCTCGCCGCAGCAGCTCCGCCTGCTCCTCGGCCTCCCCGCCACCAGCATCCTCCACGAGGTCACCTCGGGGGGCTTCTGGCCCAGGGCATGGGGCCCGAGGCCACAGGACCCCAGCGTCGCAGTTGCCGCTGCTAAGGTCGTACTGCGCCGGGCCCCATCTCTCGTACCGATCTACCGGCACTTCTACATGCCCGCTTCGCCAAGCCTCCCTGGGAACCCGGTATTCTACGTACGAGGCGGCGACGTCAGGCCTGCGGGACTCGACCTCGCGGACTTCTTTCAGCGCGAGCGGCCGCGGGGGTGGACGGCGGGTGCCCTGGCGCCGGCTTGGGTGGCGACGTCGGCCAGGAGGGTGGAGGTTTGGACGGAGCTGTCGGAAGAGAAGGTGTGGCAGGAGCGGAAGCGGGGCGGCTCGCCGTGGGAGGTTAGGGTGGATGAGATGCTGAAGCAGGCGGGGCAGCGGCTGAGAGAAGGGGGATGGAGGGACGAGGAGGTGGGGGAGATGGTTTTGTGGGGATCAGACGGGTACGGGATTGGGGCGTCCGCCGCGGCTGACCCGGCGGCAGTGCTGAGAGACCAGGAGGGCGTGCTGCGTAAGCTGCAGCTGCTCTCCCTCGCGTTGCTTCGCAGCGGGTGGGGCGCCGACGACGTGGTCGAGTCAATGGGATGGGCGAGCGTGGAGGGAAGCGAGGGCGATTACGGTGACATGGGATGTGGGCCCTCGCAAAGTGAGAGAGACACACATCCAGATGGCGCCACACTAGTGGACACGATTTAA
- the LOC135635014 gene encoding uncharacterized protein LOC135635014, translating to MLRQVSSRNHRRKGEFRAKNALQICIFVAVCVWLLYQMNHSHARRKAYAESFDEGQSDITRFGRKDLLPSTGNADSVVDAKVKEDAEVTEQDTEHEEGPENHRTDGRDKVRGENTPREVGAFEDREHDERSREAREKSFKGDDASSEVVHYSSQDIKHEELTQQARERSFRADDASSAVDHVVQVQEPESETELLDSFKGTNSSVIHEDNSTLPNIEDATTADVLQKTEQTKVDKWNSSSTTGEADENMEEQTDLGIVDHIDNETKPQTYAANESVSQIELGVRSIDLPKNQIKAHENHTAVSEDWTEAQENQTTSNVNQTSLHPLQGINSTANLQTPWKEDKTENTIMIHKSNKTATPEESEESSETTAIKDDHKKVLLQQSKDYLHSTAAGEKKDKRDGLSGSKEIQSKVEESGKEEAAE from the coding sequence ATGCTGAGGCAGGTATCCAGTAGGAACCATAGACGGAAAGGGGAGTTCAGGGCAAAGAATGCTCTCCAGATTTGCATTTTTGTTGCTGTTTGTGTCTGGCTGCTATACCAGATGAATCACTCTCATGCTCGGAGGAAGGCCTATGCGGAAAGCTTCGATGAAGGGCAGTCCGATATCACGAGGTTTGGCAGGAAGGACCTCCTCCCTAGCACAGGCAACGCAGATTCTGTGGTCGATGCCAAAGTGAAAGAAGATGCTGAAGTCACAGAACAAGATACCGAGCATGAAGAAGGTCCCGAGAACCACAGGACGGATGGGCGAGATAAGGTGAGAGGTGAAAACACTCCTCGCGAAGTGGGCGCCTTTGAGGATCGAGAACACGATGAGCGGTCTCGTGAGGCCCGAGAGAAAAGTTTCAAAGGTGATGACGCGTCCAGTGAAGTGGTCCATTATAGTAGCCAAGACATAAAACACGAAGAACTAACTCAGCAGGCACGAGAAAGAAGCTTCAGAGCTGATGATGCTTCTAGTGCTGTTGATCATGTCGTTCAAGTTCAGGAACCCGAATCTGAAACTGAactgttagattcatttaaaggaACTAATTCGAGTGTCATTCATGAGGACAATTCGACTCTCCCTAACATTGAGGATGCTACAACTGCAGATGTTCTCCAGAAAACAGAACAGACGAAGGTAGACAAGTGGAATTCTTCGAGTACCACTGGTGAAGCTGATGAAAACATGGAAGAGCAAACTGATTTAGGAATTGTAGATCACATTGACAATGAAACAAAACCACAGACATATGCAGCAAATGAGTCTGTCAGCCAAATAGAATTGGGGGTCAGATCAATAGATTTGCCAAAGAATCAAATCAAAGCCCATGAGAATCATACTGCAGTATCTGAAGATTGGACAGAAGCTCAAGAAAACCAGACAACATCGAATGTAAATCAAACCAGCTTACATCCACTTCAAGGTATAAATTCTACTGCTAATTTGCAAACTCCATGGAAAGAGGACAAGACAGAGAACACAATAATGATACACAAGTCAAATAAAACTGCCACACCAGAAGAATCAGAAGAGAGCTCTGAAACAACTGCAATCAAAGATGATCACAAGAAGGTCCTGCTCCAACAATCCAAGGATTACTTGCATAGCACGGCCGCAGGGGAAAAAAAAGACAAGCGAGATGGTCTCTCCGGTTCGAAGGAAATCCAGAGCAAAGTAGAAGAGAGTGGCAAAGAGGAAGCTGCAGAGTGA